A genomic stretch from Candidatus Anaeroferrophillus wilburensis includes:
- a CDS encoding enoyl-CoA hydratase/isomerase family protein, with product MAYETLLTEIGDDFVAIITLNRAEQLNTFTPTLASELNDALLTLDGNDRVRVIIIKGAGKAFCAGIDVNNLFGQSAMQYREWIEAMERPLAAISCLKKPVIAQVHGVAAANGAGLVAACDLAVAADNARLGLTAINVGLNCVGPVIPVRTSIGRKRSLEMLFYGDLIGASQACEWGLLNKVVPAAELESATRQWAASLAARSPVATQISKTAYYASEDMSYHQAFAYMNEAFARLCTTDDAKEGVTAFFDKRQPDWQGK from the coding sequence ATGGCTTATGAAACCCTATTGACCGAAATCGGCGATGATTTTGTCGCCATTATCACCCTTAACCGGGCGGAGCAGCTCAATACCTTTACCCCAACCCTGGCCAGCGAACTGAACGACGCATTGCTCACCCTTGATGGCAACGACCGTGTCCGGGTGATCATCATCAAGGGGGCTGGCAAGGCATTTTGTGCCGGCATTGATGTCAACAACCTCTTCGGCCAAAGTGCTATGCAGTATCGCGAGTGGATCGAAGCCATGGAGCGGCCCCTGGCGGCAATCAGCTGTCTGAAAAAGCCGGTGATTGCCCAGGTTCACGGTGTGGCGGCGGCTAACGGCGCTGGTCTGGTGGCCGCCTGCGACCTGGCGGTGGCCGCCGATAATGCCCGCCTGGGGCTCACCGCCATCAATGTCGGCCTCAACTGCGTCGGCCCGGTAATCCCCGTGCGAACCTCCATCGGCCGCAAGCGTTCGTTGGAGATGCTCTTCTACGGTGACCTTATCGGCGCTTCCCAGGCCTGTGAGTGGGGGTTGCTCAACAAGGTGGTGCCGGCGGCTGAGCTGGAATCCGCCACCCGCCAGTGGGCCGCCAGCCTTGCTGCCCGGAGCCCGGTAGCCACCCAGATCAGCAAGACTGCCTACTATGCTTCGGAGGATATGAGTTACCACCAGGCTTTTGCCTATATGAATGAAGCCTTTGCCCGCCTGTGCACCACTGATGATGCCAAGGAAGGGGTCACCGCCTTTTTCGACAAGCGGCAGCCGGACTGGCAAGGCAAATAA
- a CDS encoding site-specific integrase produces MRKIVEGSRTGAAVISYVAAWAMVKKAGKMVGITLRPHDLRRHATTYAPRSGTPIEIVSKVILRHSDLSTTERYLGKVNNTEAIRWIENLYGVKVQRAEVETPAPNTT; encoded by the coding sequence ATGAGGAAAATTGTGGAGGGTTCAAGAACGGGAGCGGCAGTAATATCCTATGTCGCTGCTTGGGCAATGGTAAAAAAAGCGGGTAAAATGGTCGGCATAACATTGCGGCCTCATGATTTGAGAAGACATGCGACAACATATGCTCCACGATCAGGAACTCCCATCGAAATTGTCAGCAAGGTGATTTTACGACACTCCGACTTATCAACCACCGAGCGATATCTTGGTAAGGTCAATAACACTGAAGCTATCAGATGGATTGAAAACCTGTATGGGGTAAAAGTGCAAAGGGCGGAAGTGGAAACTCCCGCCCCGAACACCACCTAA
- a CDS encoding DUF169 domain-containing protein, with protein sequence MDWKALHDQLDRLIRPASRPLGITILAPGEPPPKEALRPQKFGIRISLCQWTTVARRWGRPVAALAAEINCTPCLAALGLKQLKKLDDLVDYFMDMGYFADRQLAMAAAAEMELIPAGDVGGLLMFPLDQAVADPDVVAIYASPAQVARLVAGYVYHAGTLVRSASTGFGLSCLSLIKPHWTGKATIVHPGRGERVLAGTDEGELVFCCPAKELEQLVDGLQQTHKHGSRYPIQSYMLYEPPLLPSMKTLDDKLGISE encoded by the coding sequence ATGGACTGGAAAGCACTGCACGACCAGCTTGATCGGCTGATCCGGCCCGCCAGCCGGCCGCTGGGGATTACCATCCTTGCCCCGGGGGAACCACCGCCCAAAGAGGCGCTGCGGCCGCAGAAGTTCGGCATCCGGATCTCACTGTGCCAGTGGACCACCGTTGCCCGCCGCTGGGGGCGTCCTGTCGCCGCCCTGGCGGCCGAGATCAACTGTACACCCTGCCTCGCCGCCCTTGGCCTCAAACAACTAAAAAAGCTTGATGATCTGGTGGACTATTTCATGGATATGGGCTACTTCGCCGATCGCCAGCTGGCTATGGCAGCGGCGGCGGAGATGGAGCTGATCCCTGCCGGCGACGTTGGCGGCCTGCTGATGTTTCCCCTGGATCAGGCGGTGGCCGACCCCGATGTGGTGGCCATCTATGCCTCGCCGGCCCAGGTGGCCCGGCTGGTGGCCGGCTATGTCTACCATGCCGGGACATTGGTGCGCTCAGCCTCCACCGGCTTCGGCCTGTCCTGCCTGTCGCTCATCAAACCCCACTGGACCGGCAAGGCAACCATTGTCCATCCGGGGCGGGGGGAGCGGGTTCTCGCCGGTACCGACGAAGGGGAGCTGGTTTTTTGCTGTCCGGCGAAGGAACTGGAGCAGTTGGTTGACGGTCTCCAGCAGACCCACAAGCATGGCAGCCGCTACCCGATCCAGAGCTATATGCTCTATGAACCGCCGCTGCTGCCGTCGATGAAAACCCTGGACGACAAATTGGGGATCAGTGAATGA
- a CDS encoding 4Fe-4S binding protein, whose product MRFVPPVRRLVQGAFALFCLVVGYRFYHFFLWATGDGAFVSRPASVEAFLPVGALVSFKKLLLTGHYDRLHPAGLTIFMAALAIALLFRKGFCGWICPIGFLFDLQEAVVARFRRPLRLPGWLDYPLRSLKYLLLGAFLYLIGWQMDLQAIDGFMRSPYNVMVDARMLGFFLHPSAMAIGFFIFLFAAAMVLRNFWCRFLCPYGGLLGLMASFSPLQVKRDGSSCIDCRRCEKVCPGAIRITAKEVVRSPECVGCLECVVVCPVQDCLTLSLAGRKKMPLFLLPVGVVALLLTFYLVAKLSGHWESAIPVELFKKMYGLSLRTGH is encoded by the coding sequence ATGCGTTTTGTGCCGCCTGTGCGCCGGCTGGTCCAGGGTGCTTTCGCTCTTTTTTGCCTGGTTGTCGGATATCGATTCTATCATTTTTTTCTCTGGGCAACCGGGGATGGGGCTTTTGTTTCCCGGCCGGCGTCGGTGGAAGCATTTCTCCCGGTGGGTGCTCTGGTCAGTTTTAAAAAGCTGCTGCTCACCGGCCACTATGACCGGCTCCATCCAGCCGGCCTGACGATCTTTATGGCCGCCCTTGCCATTGCCTTGCTGTTCCGCAAGGGATTTTGCGGCTGGATCTGCCCCATCGGTTTTTTGTTTGATCTCCAGGAAGCCGTGGTTGCCCGTTTTCGCCGACCGCTGCGATTGCCAGGTTGGCTTGACTATCCTCTGCGCTCGTTGAAATATCTGCTGCTGGGTGCTTTTCTCTATCTGATTGGCTGGCAGATGGATCTTCAAGCCATCGACGGTTTTATGCGTTCGCCCTATAATGTTATGGTTGATGCCAGGATGCTGGGTTTTTTCCTCCATCCCTCCGCCATGGCGATTGGCTTCTTTATCTTTTTGTTTGCTGCCGCCATGGTGCTGCGCAATTTCTGGTGCCGCTTTCTGTGTCCCTACGGCGGTTTGCTCGGTCTTATGGCGTCGTTCAGCCCGTTGCAGGTTAAACGGGATGGGAGCAGCTGCATCGACTGCAGGCGCTGTGAAAAGGTCTGCCCGGGGGCGATCCGGATAACAGCGAAAGAGGTGGTGCGCAGCCCTGAATGCGTCGGCTGTCTGGAGTGCGTTGTGGTCTGCCCGGTTCAGGACTGTCTGACTTTGTCTCTGGCCGGCCGTAAAAAAATGCCTTTGTTCCTGTTGCCGGTAGGGGTTGTTGCCTTGCTCCTGACCTTTTATCTGGTGGCTAAACTTTCCGGCCACTGGGAATCAGCAATTCCGGTCGAGCTGTTCAAAAAAATGTATGGACTCAGCCTGCGGACGGGGCATTAG
- a CDS encoding PEP-CTERM sorting domain-containing protein has protein sequence MTAAPVLEPSTIFLMGLGLAGLIGIRARKKN, from the coding sequence ATTACTGCCGCTCCCGTTCTTGAACCCTCCACAATTTTCCTCATGGGTCTGGGGCTTGCCGGATTGATCGGTATTAGGGCCAGGAAGAAAAATTGA
- a CDS encoding fumarylacetoacetate hydrolase family protein, protein MNITQFYDQQKQCRLGLVEQNLLHPLDFSGDMVDFIHSGQPPVIGGVAVSLDAATLAPVVSRPTKIIAIGLNYRDHASEGKAELPETPLVFTKFPNSLNAHGGLIRWDAGITAKVDFEAELAVIIGRQVSCCLESEAYQAVFGYTCANDISARDLQFGDGQWVRGKSLDTFCPLGPWIVTSDEIPDPHHLEISCRVNGELMQRSNTDRMIFSVPFLISFLSRHFTLFPGDVILTGTPSGVGVFREPAIYLHDGDEVVVEIERIGRLANRCQVS, encoded by the coding sequence ATGAACATTACCCAGTTCTATGACCAACAAAAACAATGTCGTTTGGGGCTGGTTGAACAGAACCTGCTGCACCCCCTTGATTTTAGCGGCGACATGGTGGATTTTATCCACAGCGGTCAGCCGCCGGTGATCGGGGGTGTCGCTGTCAGCCTTGATGCCGCTACCCTGGCACCGGTGGTCAGCCGGCCGACAAAAATTATCGCCATCGGTCTGAACTACCGGGATCATGCCAGCGAAGGGAAGGCAGAACTGCCGGAAACTCCCCTGGTTTTCACCAAGTTTCCCAACAGTCTCAATGCCCATGGCGGCCTGATCCGCTGGGATGCCGGTATTACCGCGAAGGTTGATTTTGAGGCCGAACTGGCGGTAATCATCGGCAGGCAGGTCTCCTGCTGCCTTGAATCTGAGGCGTATCAGGCGGTTTTTGGCTATACCTGCGCCAACGATATCAGTGCCAGGGATTTGCAGTTCGGTGACGGTCAATGGGTGCGGGGCAAGTCACTGGATACCTTCTGCCCCCTGGGACCCTGGATTGTCACCAGCGATGAGATTCCCGATCCTCACCATCTGGAGATCAGCTGCCGGGTGAACGGTGAACTGATGCAGCGCAGCAATACCGACCGGATGATTTTTTCTGTTCCCTTTCTGATCAGTTTTCTCTCCCGCCATTTCACCCTTTTCCCCGGCGATGTCATTCTCACCGGCACACCATCCGGGGTTGGCGTCTTTCGCGAGCCGGCCATCTATCTCCATGACGGTGATGAGGTGGTGGTAGAGATCGAACGTATCGGCCGGCTGGCGAACCGCTGCCAGGTGTCGTAG